In Gemmatimonadota bacterium, one DNA window encodes the following:
- a CDS encoding DUF222 domain-containing protein, translated as MYLANAERVAVDGAQVVQDRGAYVAQGRGAYTRRGANERRLWLVREGSAEGDEDVEPEDELFILGERCAETYMRADALQYEAMVLLAEYDERGGWQDTCFAGTAEWLAWRIGIKPGAARERLRTARALRELPLTSAAMRDGELSFTKVRALTRVARPESEEALLEFARSCSAARLEAKLRGWTTDSVQQEADAEARRHLTRTFSVFPDDDGMY; from the coding sequence ATGTATTTGGCGAATGCGGAGCGGGTGGCGGTCGACGGCGCGCAGGTGGTACAGGATCGGGGGGCGTACGTGGCGCAGGGCCGGGGCGCGTACACGCGCCGGGGCGCGAACGAGCGACGGCTGTGGCTGGTGCGCGAGGGGTCGGCCGAGGGCGATGAGGACGTCGAGCCCGAGGACGAGCTCTTCATTCTTGGTGAGCGCTGCGCGGAGACCTATATGCGGGCCGACGCGCTGCAGTACGAGGCCATGGTCCTGCTCGCCGAGTACGACGAGCGCGGGGGCTGGCAGGATACCTGCTTTGCTGGAACCGCCGAGTGGCTCGCGTGGCGCATCGGCATCAAGCCCGGCGCGGCGCGCGAGCGGCTGCGCACGGCGCGGGCGCTGCGCGAGTTGCCGCTGACCTCGGCCGCGATGCGCGACGGCGAGCTGTCGTTCACGAAGGTGCGCGCGTTGACGCGCGTCGCGCGGCCGGAGAGCGAGGAGGCGCTCCTGGAGTTCGCGCGCTCGTGCTCGGCGGCGAGGCTCGAGGCCAAGCTGCGGGGCTGGACGACCGACTCCGTGCAGCAGGAGGCCGACGCCGAGGCCCGCCGGCACCTCACCCGCACCTTCTCGGTCTTCCCCGACGACGACGGCATGTAC
- a CDS encoding phosphoribosyltransferase family protein, whose protein sequence is MRSTADALELSWEMFGELCRALALRIARSGYRPDIVVGIAKAGVIPGAVVASMLRADFFSLKVTRYADLSERMDRPEILSEAPLRARGRSVLLVDEICTSGETLRVASNALRAVAPSEMRTATSIVKVNGHRPDYFALETDAEVVFPWDRQVIGDDGTLELNPLYRDIIE, encoded by the coding sequence ATGAGGTCGACCGCGGACGCCCTGGAGCTCTCGTGGGAAATGTTCGGCGAGTTGTGCCGCGCGCTGGCGCTGAGAATAGCGCGATCCGGGTACCGGCCGGACATCGTCGTCGGCATCGCAAAGGCCGGCGTGATTCCCGGGGCCGTCGTCGCGTCCATGCTGCGAGCCGACTTCTTCTCGCTCAAGGTGACCCGCTACGCGGACCTGAGCGAGCGCATGGACCGGCCGGAGATTCTCAGCGAAGCGCCGTTGCGTGCGCGCGGCCGCTCGGTCCTTCTGGTCGACGAGATCTGCACCAGCGGCGAGACCCTGCGGGTGGCCAGCAACGCGCTGCGCGCCGTAGCGCCGTCCGAGATGCGGACCGCCACGAGCATCGTCAAGGTGAACGGCCACCGCCCCGACTACTTCGCGCTCGAGACCGACGCCGAAGTCGTGTTCCCCTGGGACCGCCAGGTGATCGGTGATGACGGCACGCTGGAGCTGAACCCGCTGTACCGGGACATCATCGAGTAG